One window from the genome of Gimesia aquarii encodes:
- a CDS encoding PQQ-like beta-propeller repeat protein produces the protein MNRLFSPRFFVRTLLLIPAACFAFSALTELQAENWPRFRGINGAGISNEKGFPLKWTDKDYAWKKELPGLGHSSPSIWDDNLFVTSALGEGETRYLFCIDPKTGKEKWRRETNLKKSHKHRKGSWASSTPATDGEFVFVEFADEESYLLIAYDMKGNKIWERDLGAFTSQHGHGSSPMIYNDLVIATKDQKGPSVVTAFNKRTGKTVWQADRAERRTSYATPIVVNHPNTDPQLICVSGATGISSLVPETGKVNWTTGEFPMRTVSSPVYGEGLIFATCGGGGRGKLLYGVDPTGSGNIKETHIKYTRSTKLPYVPTPIVYEGHLYLWGDNGVVSCIDLATQKNVWTERIDGGYSSSPVCINGILFCINEDGEVAMVNASPQFKSHGKVKLSDPSHATVVVANGQMFLRTFRNLYCLNAKK, from the coding sequence GAATTGGCCACGGTTTCGCGGTATCAATGGAGCAGGAATATCCAATGAAAAAGGCTTCCCACTGAAATGGACAGACAAAGATTACGCCTGGAAGAAAGAATTACCCGGACTGGGTCATTCTTCTCCTTCGATCTGGGACGACAATCTATTCGTGACTTCTGCCCTGGGAGAGGGAGAAACCCGCTATCTTTTCTGCATTGATCCTAAAACCGGCAAAGAAAAATGGCGACGTGAGACAAACTTGAAAAAGAGCCATAAACATAGAAAAGGGAGCTGGGCTTCCAGTACACCTGCCACAGATGGCGAATTTGTCTTTGTGGAGTTTGCAGACGAAGAATCCTACCTGCTGATCGCCTACGATATGAAAGGCAATAAAATCTGGGAACGTGATCTGGGAGCCTTCACTAGCCAACATGGTCATGGAAGCTCTCCCATGATTTACAACGATCTGGTCATCGCAACTAAAGATCAGAAGGGCCCCAGTGTTGTGACAGCCTTCAACAAACGAACTGGCAAAACCGTCTGGCAGGCAGATCGAGCTGAACGTAGAACATCCTATGCCACTCCGATTGTCGTTAATCACCCTAATACCGACCCCCAGCTAATTTGTGTCAGTGGGGCCACCGGCATCAGCAGCCTGGTTCCGGAAACCGGTAAGGTCAATTGGACCACTGGCGAATTTCCTATGAGAACAGTTTCCTCTCCCGTCTACGGAGAAGGTCTGATCTTTGCCACCTGTGGAGGTGGAGGTAGAGGAAAGCTTTTATATGGAGTCGATCCTACAGGCTCAGGGAATATCAAAGAAACACATATCAAGTATACACGCTCTACAAAACTGCCATATGTCCCCACGCCGATTGTTTATGAAGGACACCTCTATCTTTGGGGAGATAATGGCGTGGTCAGTTGCATCGATCTGGCGACTCAAAAAAATGTCTGGACGGAAAGAATTGATGGCGGCTATAGCAGTTCGCCAGTCTGTATCAACGGAATCCTCTTCTGTATCAATGAGGACGGCGAAGTTGCCATGGTGAATGCCTCTCCTCAATTTAAATCACATGGCAAAGTCAAACTCAGTGACCCCAGCCATGCAACAGTCGTTGTTGCCAATGGCCAAATGTTCCTGAGAACATTTCGGAATTTGTATTGTTTGAATGCCAAGAAGTAA